The following proteins are co-located in the Haliotis asinina isolate JCU_RB_2024 chromosome 13, JCU_Hal_asi_v2, whole genome shotgun sequence genome:
- the LOC137260322 gene encoding sodium- and chloride-dependent taurine transporter-like — protein sequence MGEIAPWNPMQFIFISLFTCYLSFMRPPEGGMSVIALYLLTFFICTPALYIQLKLGGYLQKGIVGIFSMFFPIWKGVGVVAVIDMLLRLTNLAPIVAQFGTYAFIAISEQPYVWGNCKAIVDQSFCYDGLSDVKIMNNLKSYQRVEELFYRREFLQLSPGVDSMDGFPQWKFTEIARKAEVSLMPVTLAIVWVIIFLLVGFGGRFCGWVLFVMGPAALSCLLAVLGYGYTHLDSSAALAYLKQVYSYNSEYSALRSWQQSLLVVMNSLPVWTIIAATMGKMCGKGRSIRNITWVLMVGIYALCSQLPPITMAPYLGEMIFNQQSPGMQNQVGPGLVLWQMPAAFTVLKIPPIYAFLFLLSAFLFGLMFLVVGSLTIVDNIMDSLEEWIDKKCCSKIVIHLLMTFVIMCIAKGMGILQTTKAGMYYFILIDQSVSKIQFILVLLLAFGLLVVYVKQNFALAERIIMGLWLIVSALFTAGMWLMLFLKTYDRDLIYEEVNYTFPKPWKIVSWCIAVLPYIGILLGALHTLFTTHGPGFFTKCCCGVTERVREHEDTEHEETLMAYHPPPPEPTAPPYMQTYMEHSYPMDDLGYNPKYDYDPPETEPLTASNNCTRI from the exons ATGGGTGAGATAGCTCCTTGGAACCCCATGCAGTTCATCTTCATATCGCTGTTCACCTGCTACCTGTCCTTCATGAGGCCCCCAGAGG GGGGGATGTCGGTGATCGCGCTGTACCTCCTGACATTCTTCATCTGTACCCCAGCCCTGTACATCCAGCTGAAGCTGGGTGGCTACCTACAGAAGGGCATTGTGGGTATATTCTCTATGTTCTTCCCTATCTGGAAAG GTGTGGGTGTTGTGGCTGTCATAGACATGCTGCTGAGACTCACCAACCTTGCCCCCATTGTGGCCCAGTTCGGTACCTACGCCTTTATTGCCATCTCCGAGCAGCCGTATGTGTGGGGCAACTGTAAGGCAATAGTGGACCAGTCCTTCTGCTATGATGGCCTTTCAGATGTGAA AATTATGAACAACTTGAAATCCTACCAAAGAGTTGAGGAGCTGTTTTACAG ACGTGAGTTTCTGCAGCTCTCCCCTGGTGTGGATTCCATGGATGGGTTTCCTCAATGGAAGTTCACAGAGATTGCGAGGAAGGCCGAGGTGTCACTGATGCCAGTGACGTTGGCCATTGTGTGGGTCATCATCTTCCTCCTCGTTGGCTTCGGGGGACGCTTTTGTGGATGG GTGTTGTTTGTGATGGGTCCAGCTGCTCTCTCCTGTCTACTGGCTGTCCTGGGCTATGGCTACACTCATCTTGACAGCTCTGCTGCCCTCGCCTACCTCAAGCAAGTGTACTCCTACAACTCAGAATACAGTGCTTTACGA AGCTGGCAGCAATCCCTGCTGGTGGTGATGAACTCGCTGCCAGTTTGGACTATCATCGCTGCAACCATGGGCAAGATGTGTGGCAAGGGGAGGTCAATACGAAACAT CACCTGGGTTCTTATGGTTGGCATCTACGCACTCTGCAGCCAGCTGCCTCCAATCACTATGGCACCATACCTTGGTGAGATGATCTTCAATCAGCAGAGTCCGGGCATGCAGA ATCAAGTGGGTCCAGGGCTGGTGCTATGGCAGATGCCAGCAGCCTTCACAGTGCTCAAAATTCCACCCATCTATGCTTTCCTCTTCCTTCTGTCTGCATTCCTCTTCGGTCTCATGTTCTTG GTGGTGGGCTCATTGACCATCGTAGACAACATCATGGACAGTTTGGAGGAATGGATAGACAAGAAGTGCTGCAGCAAGATCGTCATCCACCTGCTCATGACCTTTGTCATcatgtgtattgctaaaggcatgGGGATTCTACAAACAACCAAG GCAGGCATGTACTACTTCATTCTCATCGACCAGTCCGTCTCCAAGATTCAGTTTATACTAGTTTTACTGCTGGCATTCGGGCTGCTGGTTGTGTACG tgaAACAGAACTTTGCCCTGGCTGAGAGAATCATCATGGGCCTGTGGTTAATTGTGTCAGCACTCTTTACTGCG GGCATGTGGCTCATGCTGTTCCTGAAGACATATGACCGTGATCTGATCTATGAGGAGGTTAACTACACCTTCCCCAAACCATGGAAGATTGTTAGCTGGTGCATTGCTGTCCTCCCCTACATCGGCATCCTGCTGGGAGCTCTGCACACGCTCTTCACCACACATGGCCCTGGg TTCTTCACCAAGTGCTGCTGCGGTGTTACGGAGCGAGTGCGTGAACATGAAGATACAGAGCACGAGGAGACCCTGATGGCATACCATCCCCCTCCCCCTGAGCCGACTGCACCCCCGTACATGCAGACCTACATGGAACACAGCTACCCCATGGACGACCTGGGTTATAACCCTAAGTACGACTACGATCCCCCAGAAACAGAGCCATTGACTGCCTCCAATAACTGTACACGGATCTGA